A genomic region of Pseudochaenichthys georgianus chromosome 12, fPseGeo1.2, whole genome shotgun sequence contains the following coding sequences:
- the LOC117456355 gene encoding M-phase phosphoprotein 9, with translation MSTDDSISEDASTSGALSHCHASADGDVGKESETSLVSSEGTSASGLAVSEDRLTTSQTTGGTVENMDITPACNKIRSLCLSTEEAFEQGKSLPFINPSSLETLRALVQEIQSSGETDPEIWKDCEGRWLHLFQLVEKQYQEQILAQQEQYQCQIQLIQDEIKALVQLQNRQASLQPHTEFSLNSMTKTTPNKKDYISPLIPNGCTFSKNVASDNNSLAAPALTTFSSPSPPLQRSQTANHEGERATTVLSSGYGTLSAWDTALEPAGSPGEEEDGVQGRDKHHLTLNFIEYTETTLIGGQQDFTHVMALGVDETNPPLYQQNNSGTSQPLTSWAQRQKLRPKKSKAEQASSQIFEYQEQPHREAHKQIPLESSDFQEQFQQQQSSGLSSSFFPLRRSDSLLSEASGLTYWRLHESELYHPLPDSFDSGAYLLLQEASISLTPSQEPGLSLKEIYNNKQRTDGKRSDWEGSVTSSPSSPQVLDPAANQRQSDRTSGFTSPSHFSSPSFAAQPHVYPRVGTPVTPDSMVVGSPNPGDTDCISDTSSVSAAGPSPSHQQNPWGNVSQAVLFPSQDLTQPCSHTSSQQCRTSAPLASEEEGSNTHTSTLKPRAAAGASLRPPHMERASSLEDPVVLSLLRQNLREKHSRHVADLKAYYESEIQILRDKLKLRDLPQDLERSNQALADRCRHLEKALAEATRRVQELDATNSLLEKKLAEWPERYAVAAATVKSLQQRMEESKRSGKEKDASAARLKSHVRQLEEKLLKTCREAEEREARREKESNMLQDLLGQYDSLVKEHEGLKGNLVATENKLDDATDQISDLKRVISKLESQVKQLEHENQARARYSSHSNTQPSGAGLLHHPDLLMSPSKGKAEPDVTRRKSPSEQPNSGRKSPFLQNNQSSIHKKSHYPFNDPSSGTGSSVESSSVGGSWRCASPPECEQSLQQQHRQQEQSQRESGPREGSSALTPMMRALIELEETRATESRAPWVGNQRTTVGFVERRHKEVLQTEREGGKSGEAAIAEPRGGGGGRGGGGGVAKKRAAALLRAQRSLSPDGHRSSSLPPEHRNKPTTTPTKRGTLLMPRSAKSSPKRCPSENYSTAFGHLMPREAHMHKRTDDDVDQRRDSFHNGSPRKRLQFSSADREDDLQQCSASVNLLEGNPQLGWEGLGVSGVSELQDSCEDSPPFLLDRFHSLTEAEKLLDELTQEKMQVEAALSRMPGAGGRVTLQTRLDEVALENRLERLNRQLGSLRMTLKRFHVLRSSANI, from the exons ATGTCCACAGATGACAGTATCTCTGAGGATGCGTCCACCTCGGGGGCTTTGAGCCATTGCCATGCCAGTGCTGATGGGGATGTGGGTAAGGAGAGTGAGACCTctttggtgtcctctgagggAACATCAGCCTCTGGGCTGGCTGTCTCAGAGGACAGACTCACAACCTCCCAAACAACAGGAGGCACTGTGGAGAACATGGACATCACACCAGCATGCAACAAGATCAG GAGTTTGTGTCTGAGCACAGAGGAAGCATTTGAGCAGGGGAAGAGCCTCCCATTCATCAACCCAAGCTCTCTTGAGACCCTCAGGGCTTTGGTGCAGGAGATCCAAAGCAGCGGAGAAACCGACCCTGAGATCTGGAAGGATTGTGAG GGCCGATGGTTGCATCTGTTTCAGCTGGTTGAGAAGCAATACCAAGAGCAAATACTCGCTCAGCAAGAACAATACCAGTGCCAAATACAG TTGATTCAGGATGAAATCAAAGCTCTGGTTCAGCTCCAGAACCGCCAGGCCAGCCTCCAGCCACACACAGAGTTCTCTCTAAATTCGATGACCAAAACTACCCCAAACAAAAAGGATTATATTTCCCCCCTCATCCCCAATGGCTGCACATTCTCCAAAAATGTGGCCAGTGACAATAACAGCCTGGCAGCCCCAGCCCTTACCACTTTTAGCTCCCCCTCACCTCCACTCCAGAGATCACAGACCGCCAACCATGAGGGGGAGCGGGCGACCACAGTGCTCAGCAGCGGGTACGGGACTCTGTCTGCATGGGACACAGCTCTGGAACCTGCAGGGTCTCCGGGGGAAGAGGAGGACGGTGTTCAAGGGAGGGACAAGCATCATTTGACCCTTAACTTTATAGAATACACAGAGACTACTTTGATTGGGGGTCAGCAGGATTTTACTCATGTGATGGCTCTCGGAGTGGATGAAACTAATCCACCACTCTACCAGCAGAACAACTCTGG CACCAGCCAGCCTTTGACCTCCTGGGCCCAGAGGCAGAAACTCAGGCCCAAGAAGAGCAAAGCAGAACAAGCTTCATCCCAAATCTTTGAGTACCAGGAGCAGCCGCACAGAGAAGCCCATAAACAAATCCCTCTGGAGAGCTCAGACTTCCAGGAGCAG TTTCAGCAGCAACAATCGTCTGGGCTGTCGTCCAGCTTTTTCCCCCTGAGGAGGAGTGACAGCCTGCTGTCTGAGGCATCAG GGCTCACTTATTGGCGTTTGCATGAGAGTGAACTGTATCACCCTCTACCCGACAGCTTCGACAGCGGTGCTTACCTCCTTCTGCAGGAGGCCTCCATTAGTCTT ACCCCATCTCAGGAGCCTGGTCTGTCCCTCAAAGAGATCTATAACAACAAGCAAAGAACAGATGGTAAACGTTCAGACTGGGAAGGCTCTGTAACATCCAGTCCTTCGTCACCACAG GTGTTGGACCCAGCTGCTAACCAGCGACAGTCAGATCGTACGTCTGGCTTCACTTCGCCCTCTCACTTCAGCAGCCCTTCCTTTGCCGCTCAGCCCCACGTGTACCCTAGAGTAGGAACCCCTGTAACCCCCGACAGCATGGTGGTGGGCAGTCCCAACCCTGGAGACACAGACTGCATCTCTGACACCTCCAGTGTTTCAGCTGCCGGGCCTTCCCCCTCTCATCAGCAGAACCCGTGGGGAAACGTTTCCCAGGCCGTCCTGTTCCCCTCCCAGGATCTGACCCAGCCCTGCTCACACACATCCAGCCAGCAGTGCAGGACCAGCGCCCCCTTAGCCAGCGAGGAGGAGGGTAGTAACACCCACACCAGCACCCTGAAGCCTCGTGCTGCCGCCGGTGCTTCTCTGCGGCCTCCACACATGGAGAGAGCTTCATCACTGGAGGATCCTGTCGTCCTTTCTCT ACTGCGGCAGAACCTGAGAGAGAAGCACTCTCGACACGTGGCTGATCTGAAGGCGTATTACGAGTCTGAGATTCAAATCCTGCGAGACAAACTGAAACTCAGAGATCTGCCCCAGGATTTAGAAAGGAGCAACCAGGCCCTCGCAGACAG ATGCAGGCACCTGGAGAAAGCTCTGGCCGAGGCCACCAGACGAGTTCAAGAACTCGATGCAACAAACAGCCTGCTGGAGAAGAAGCTG GCAGAATGGCCGGAGCGATACGCTGTCGCGGCTGCTACCGTGAAGTCCTTGCAGCAGCGAATGGAAGAAAGCAAACGCTCGGGCAAAGAGAAGGACGCCTCTGCAGCCCGTCTGAAGAGCCACGTACGGCAGCTGGAGGAGAAGCTGCTGAAAACCTGCAGGGAGGCTGAGGAGAGGGAGGCGAGGAGGGAGAAGGAGTCCAACATGCTGCAGGAT CTGCTTGGACAATATGACTCACTGGTGAAGGAGCACGAGGGACTGAAG GGCAACCTGGTGGCAACGGAGAACAAACTTGACGATGCCACCGATCAGATATCAGAcctgaagag AGTCATCTCCAAACTGGAGTctcaggtgaagcagctggagCACGAGAACCAGGCCAGAGCTCGATACTCTTCCCACAGTAACACACAACCTTCTGGTGCTGG TCTCCTCCACCATCCTGACCTGCTGATGTCCCCGAGTAAAGGCAAGGCAGAACCAGATGTCACGCGCAGGAAATCCCCGTCTGAACAGCCGAACAGCGGCAGGAAATCTCCATTCCTTCAAAACAACCAATCCAGTATCCACAAGAAGTCACATTATCCATTTAATGATCCATCATCGGGAACTGGAAGCTCTGTGGAGAGCTCTTCAGTTGGGGGGAGCTGGAG GTGTGCGTCCCCCCCGGAGTGTGAGCAGTctctgcagcagcagcacaggcagcagGAGCAGAGTCAGCGGGAGTCCGGCCCCAGGGAGGGGTCCTCCGCCCTGACGCCCATGATGAGGGCCCTGATAGAGCTGGAGGAGACCAGAGCCACAGAGAGCCGGGCCCCCT GGGTCGGCAATCAGAGGACCACTGTGGGATTTGTGGAGCGGAGACACAAAGAAGTGCTGCAGACCGAGAGGGAGGGGGGAAAATCTGGAGAAGCAGCCATAGCTGAgcccagaggaggaggaggaggaagaggaggaggaggaggggtagCAAAGAAAAGAGCTGCAGCTCTCCTGAGAGCTCAGAGGAGTCTGTCTCCAGACGGCCACAGATCTTCCTCACTGCCTCCAGAACATCGAAACAAACCAACAACTACCCCCA CCAAGAGAGGAACTTTACTGATGCCCAGGTCTGCGAAGTCCAGTCCCAAACGCTGCCCCTCTGAGAACTACTCCACTGCTTTTGGTCACCTGATGCCAAGAGAGGCACACATGCACAAAAG GACTGATGATGACGTTGACCAGAGGCGTGATTCATTCCACAACGGCAGTCCCAGGAAGAGACTCCAGTTTTCCTCAGCAGACAGAGAAGATG ACCTGCAGCAGTGCTCGGCCAGTGTTAACCTTCTGGAGGGAAACCCCCAGCTGGGCTGGGAGGGGCTGGGGGTCTCTGGTGTCTCCGAGCTGCAGGACTCCTGCGAGGACTCGCCTCCGTTTCTCCTGGACAGATTCCACTCGCTGACTGAGGCCGAGAAACTGTTAGATGAGCTGACGCAGGAGAAAA tgcaggTTGAGGCAGCTTTGAGTCGGATGCCCGGAGCCGGAGGGAGAGTGACTCTACAGACCCGGTTAGATG
- the LOC117456124 gene encoding cyclin-dependent kinase 2-associated protein 1 isoform X2, with product MDALSQTKTVGSLQSPSAANLATLQSYRPLLSDFGPPSLGFSQGSSGSQVPQNKYAELLAIIEELGKEIRPTYAGSKSAMERLKRGIIHARGLVRECLSETERNARS from the exons ATGGATGCGCTCTCACAGACAAAGACAG TTGGGAGCCTCCAGTCTCCCTCAGCAGCTAACCTGGCCACGTTGCAGTCCTACAGGCCGCTTCTGAGTGACTTTGGACCTCCGTCTCTGGGATTCTCACAG GGCTCCAGTGGCAGCCAAGTGCCTCAGAACAAATATGCAGAGCTGCTGGCCATCATCGAAGAGCTTGGGAAGGAGATCAGGCCCACATATGCCGGAAGCAAGAGTGCAatggagagactgaaaagag GAATAATCCATGCCAGAGGGTTGGTGCGTGAATGTTTGTCAGAGACGGAGAGAAATGCGAGGTCCTAG
- the LOC117456124 gene encoding cyclin-dependent kinase 2-associated protein 1 isoform X1: MSLGMSYKPNVHQHIPGTSGNQVGSLQSPSAANLATLQSYRPLLSDFGPPSLGFSQGSSGSQVPQNKYAELLAIIEELGKEIRPTYAGSKSAMERLKRGIIHARGLVRECLSETERNARS; encoded by the exons ATGTCTTTGGGAATGTCTTATAAACCCAATGTCCATCAGCACATTCCGGGAACTTCTGGGAACCAGG TTGGGAGCCTCCAGTCTCCCTCAGCAGCTAACCTGGCCACGTTGCAGTCCTACAGGCCGCTTCTGAGTGACTTTGGACCTCCGTCTCTGGGATTCTCACAG GGCTCCAGTGGCAGCCAAGTGCCTCAGAACAAATATGCAGAGCTGCTGGCCATCATCGAAGAGCTTGGGAAGGAGATCAGGCCCACATATGCCGGAAGCAAGAGTGCAatggagagactgaaaagag GAATAATCCATGCCAGAGGGTTGGTGCGTGAATGTTTGTCAGAGACGGAGAGAAATGCGAGGTCCTAG